The following coding sequences are from one Paenibacillus sp. JDR-2 window:
- a CDS encoding ABC transporter substrate-binding protein: MKKQSTLISIVTILILSLVLSACGKSSDSKSESMQLGADAGENATELSFWTFVDLHGKHLDKMLGLWNQANPDKQIKLNVSVMPYDDMHNKLLLAVTSGKGAPDIADIELGQFPKFLEGDNVPLEPLNDVFAPYKDVVVPSRVAIYSKADQVYGFDYHVGATLAFYNTEILEQAGVDYKTIKTWEDYKQAGIKVFEKTGKYLGTADTSATWQESLLLAQQNSDFTDENGNPKVNSPEMVKALEMLVDLQKNNVIHTIPGGQPDTEEAKGEYNKGNYASALMPEWYMSRFVNEMKDLKGKYAIAPLPVFKEGDPRSVGLGGTGTVVTKSGKNVQLAKEFVAFAKLSKEATTEIWNTLGFDPINMDVWKDDAVTKNPDNEYVQYFKTNAFDTLNEIKDEIQAIKSVKASPTIGNIFNTVTLNAIFEDGQDVKEALDEAQAAIEQELK, translated from the coding sequence ATGAAAAAACAAAGTACTTTAATTTCTATCGTTACGATCCTTATTCTGTCACTTGTTTTGTCGGCATGTGGTAAGTCTTCTGATTCAAAATCGGAATCCATGCAGTTAGGCGCTGATGCTGGTGAGAATGCAACAGAATTGTCATTCTGGACATTCGTAGATTTGCACGGCAAGCATTTGGATAAAATGCTGGGGTTATGGAATCAAGCGAACCCAGACAAACAGATTAAGTTAAATGTATCGGTTATGCCTTATGATGATATGCATAACAAGCTCTTATTGGCGGTTACGAGTGGAAAAGGTGCTCCTGATATCGCGGATATCGAGCTTGGTCAATTCCCTAAATTCCTGGAAGGTGACAACGTTCCACTGGAACCTTTGAATGATGTTTTCGCACCGTACAAAGACGTTGTCGTTCCTTCACGCGTCGCGATTTACAGCAAAGCTGACCAGGTTTATGGATTTGATTATCACGTAGGTGCAACGCTTGCTTTCTACAACACTGAAATTCTCGAACAAGCAGGTGTTGACTACAAGACGATTAAAACTTGGGAAGATTACAAACAAGCGGGTATCAAAGTATTCGAAAAAACGGGCAAGTACTTAGGAACTGCTGATACATCAGCTACTTGGCAAGAATCGCTGCTGCTTGCTCAGCAAAATTCCGATTTTACAGATGAGAATGGCAATCCAAAAGTTAACTCGCCTGAAATGGTTAAAGCGCTTGAAATGTTAGTAGACCTGCAGAAGAATAATGTTATTCATACGATCCCAGGCGGACAACCGGATACAGAAGAAGCAAAAGGCGAATACAACAAGGGCAACTACGCAAGTGCATTAATGCCTGAATGGTATATGTCCCGTTTCGTAAACGAAATGAAGGATCTTAAAGGTAAGTATGCAATTGCTCCATTGCCTGTATTTAAAGAAGGCGACCCACGTTCCGTTGGTTTGGGCGGTACAGGTACAGTTGTTACTAAGAGTGGTAAAAACGTTCAGTTGGCAAAAGAATTTGTAGCTTTTGCTAAGCTTTCAAAAGAAGCTACTACTGAAATCTGGAATACGCTTGGATTTGACCCAATCAACATGGATGTATGGAAAGATGATGCTGTAACGAAAAACCCTGATAACGAGTACGTCCAATATTTCAAAACCAATGCGTTTGATACTTTGAATGAAATTAAAGACGAAATTCAAGCGATCAAATCCGTTAAAGCTTCACCGACGATCGGCAATATCTTCAATACGGTTACTTTGAATGCTATCTTTGAGGATGGCCAAGATGTGAAGGAAGCTCTGGATGAAGCACAAGCAGCAATTGAACAAGAATTGAAATAA